From Chryseobacterium gallinarum, one genomic window encodes:
- a CDS encoding FKBP-type peptidyl-prolyl cis-trans isomerase, with amino-acid sequence MRKLLFISAISLLSCNRNAQTVHPPVGGILSQKDLEVSKNRMKNLNTIERNQIQEWISSQNVRYYPTQLNYWVSVEGYDQRERRADNTSISYSYDLYDFDQTKIYDQPVERREARFGHFDELKAVENALRFIHDGEEVTLLVPSALAYGTFGDEKKIDNDIPLIIKLKAL; translated from the coding sequence ATGAGAAAATTACTCTTCATATCAGCCATAAGCCTGCTGAGCTGTAACAGAAATGCACAAACCGTCCATCCTCCGGTAGGCGGTATTCTAAGTCAGAAAGACCTGGAGGTTTCTAAGAACAGAATGAAAAACCTGAATACGATAGAAAGGAATCAGATTCAGGAATGGATCAGCAGTCAGAATGTAAGGTATTATCCTACACAGCTTAACTATTGGGTATCGGTAGAAGGGTATGATCAGAGAGAAAGGAGAGCTGATAACACTTCGATCTCATATTCTTATGATTTGTATGATTTTGACCAAACCAAGATTTACGATCAGCCTGTTGAAAGAAGAGAGGCCAGATTCGGGCATTTTGATGAACTGAAAGCAGTAGAGAATGCTTTGCGTTTTATACATGATGGAGAGGAAGTGACGCTTTTGGTGCCGTCTGCATTGGCCTATGGAACTTTTGGAGACGAAAAGAAAATAGATAACGATATCCCATTAATCATAAAATTAAAAGCTTTATAA
- a CDS encoding peptidylprolyl isomerase, with amino-acid sequence MNVDKETYEGLNDGLYANLQTTKGNMIVKFEDKKAPVTVANFIGLAEGKIDNKAKAKGVPYYDGTIFHRVIKDFMIQGGDPQGTGMGDPGYKFEDEKNDLKHTGKGILSMANSGPNTNGSQFFITEVATPWLDGRHTIFGKVVKGTEVIDAIANVEKGAQDKPKTDIVLEKVSVFSKGDEYKNYDAAKTFNEGKAKIAENNKAFIAKEEAEKKKREEEFRANQEKLVENLKAGMQKTESGLYYKITKNTDGKAPKAGDNVSVHYAGKLVDGAEFDSSFKRNEPIEIPIGTGRVIKGWDEGILLLKEGETATLLIPPAMAYGERGAGGVIPPNSWLIFDVELVKVK; translated from the coding sequence ATGAACGTAGACAAAGAAACTTACGAAGGTCTTAATGACGGACTTTATGCTAATCTTCAAACAACTAAAGGCAATATGATTGTGAAGTTTGAGGACAAGAAAGCACCAGTAACTGTAGCCAACTTTATCGGTCTTGCAGAAGGTAAAATCGATAACAAAGCTAAGGCTAAGGGAGTTCCTTACTATGACGGAACTATTTTCCACAGAGTAATTAAAGATTTCATGATCCAGGGTGGTGATCCCCAGGGAACAGGAATGGGGGATCCCGGATATAAATTCGAAGATGAAAAAAACGATCTTAAGCACACAGGAAAAGGTATTCTTTCTATGGCGAATTCGGGACCGAATACAAATGGTTCTCAGTTTTTTATCACTGAAGTTGCTACTCCTTGGTTAGACGGAAGACACACAATCTTCGGAAAAGTTGTAAAAGGAACTGAAGTGATTGATGCCATTGCTAATGTAGAAAAAGGAGCGCAGGATAAGCCTAAAACGGATATTGTTTTAGAAAAAGTTTCTGTTTTCAGTAAAGGTGATGAATATAAAAACTACGATGCAGCCAAGACTTTCAACGAAGGAAAAGCTAAAATCGCAGAAAACAATAAAGCTTTCATCGCTAAAGAAGAAGCAGAAAAAAAGAAAAGAGAAGAAGAATTCAGAGCAAACCAGGAGAAATTAGTGGAAAACCTGAAAGCGGGTATGCAGAAAACTGAATCAGGCCTTTATTATAAAATTACCAAAAATACTGATGGTAAAGCTCCTAAAGCAGGAGATAATGTATCTGTGCACTATGCAGGGAAATTGGTAGACGGAGCTGAGTTTGATTCTTCATTCAAGAGAAACGAGCCGATCGAAATTCCAATCGGAACGGGAAGAGTAATCAAAGGATGGGATGAAGGAATCTTATTATTGAAAGAAGGTGAAACAGCTACTTTATTGATTCCGCCGGCAATGGCTTACGGAGAAAGGGGAGCAGGAGGCGTGATTCCGCCAAACTCATGGCTGATCTTTGATGTTGAACTTGTAAAGGTAAAATAA
- a CDS encoding M20/M25/M40 family metallo-hydrolase: protein MKKILGTSLLLFGMAAFGQTKEDSVQFSKISLEVLNNGKGYNDLRELTKNIGHRLSGSEAYEKSVKWAEQKLRDAGADKVWLQEVMIPVWVRGKESLHIKTSNGSWKSLKMLSLGNSEGTGGKDVSGEIIMVKSMEEYEKLSPEQVKDKILFFNYAFKQSFIETFKGYSDAAKYRTTAASLTAKKGGKFAIIRSLSSAFDDVPHTGAMRYEDNVVKVPAVAIGSSTADELEVLLKNQKITAKLNSNCGMKGEKLSHSVIGEITGKKDQSVIVVGGHLDSWDVGEGAHDDGAGIAQSIEVLRTFKKLGLQNNHTIRVVCFANEENGVKGGVQYGKTVKEKNEKHLFAIESDAGGFAPRGIALDMDDTKRKQIQGWSKLFLPYGVYNFEEKFSGTDLYPLHDMGIPAAELMPDSQRYFDIHHTEEDTFEKVNRRELLLGAVAMTQMIYMIDKNW from the coding sequence ATGAAAAAGATACTAGGAACCTCATTATTGCTTTTTGGAATGGCAGCTTTTGGCCAGACCAAAGAAGATTCAGTACAATTCAGCAAAATCTCCCTTGAAGTCTTAAATAACGGAAAAGGCTACAACGATCTGCGCGAACTCACTAAAAATATCGGCCACCGTTTAAGCGGATCTGAAGCCTATGAGAAATCTGTAAAATGGGCAGAACAAAAACTCCGTGATGCCGGAGCAGATAAAGTATGGCTTCAGGAAGTCATGATTCCGGTTTGGGTAAGAGGAAAAGAATCCTTACACATTAAAACTTCCAACGGAAGCTGGAAAAGCCTTAAAATGCTCTCTCTTGGAAACTCCGAAGGAACGGGTGGCAAAGACGTATCAGGGGAAATCATCATGGTAAAATCTATGGAAGAATATGAAAAACTCTCTCCGGAACAGGTAAAGGACAAAATCCTGTTTTTTAATTATGCATTCAAACAATCATTCATAGAAACTTTTAAAGGATATAGTGATGCTGCCAAATACAGAACAACAGCAGCTTCATTAACGGCCAAAAAAGGCGGAAAATTTGCTATTATCCGTTCACTTTCGTCAGCTTTTGATGATGTTCCACACACCGGGGCAATGAGATATGAAGACAACGTCGTAAAAGTACCTGCCGTAGCCATCGGAAGCAGTACAGCTGATGAGTTGGAAGTCCTTCTGAAAAACCAGAAAATTACTGCAAAACTTAATTCAAATTGCGGGATGAAAGGAGAAAAACTCTCCCATTCCGTTATTGGTGAAATTACCGGTAAAAAAGACCAGAGCGTAATTGTGGTAGGCGGCCACCTTGATTCCTGGGATGTAGGAGAAGGGGCCCATGATGACGGGGCAGGAATTGCTCAAAGTATTGAAGTATTGAGAACCTTTAAAAAATTAGGACTCCAGAACAACCATACCATCAGGGTCGTATGTTTTGCTAATGAAGAAAACGGCGTAAAAGGCGGAGTTCAGTACGGAAAAACAGTAAAAGAAAAAAATGAAAAGCACCTTTTTGCCATAGAATCTGATGCCGGAGGCTTTGCACCAAGAGGAATTGCTTTAGACATGGACGATACCAAAAGAAAGCAGATTCAAGGCTGGTCAAAACTATTCCTTCCTTACGGAGTTTATAATTTTGAAGAAAAATTCTCAGGAACAGACCTCTATCCGCTTCATGATATGGGCATTCCTGCCGCAGAGCTAATGCCTGATTCCCAGCGTTACTTCGACATCCACCACACGGAAGAAGATACCTTTGAAAAAGTAAACCGGAGAGAACTGCTGCTGGGAGCCGTTGCAATGACACAGATGATCTATATGATTGATAAAAACTGGTAA
- a CDS encoding M20/M25/M40 family metallo-hydrolase → MKRIANLSLLILGATFLSGQSKEDSLQFNRISTEILNYGKGYNDLRELTKNIGHRLSGSEAYERSVKWAEQKLRDAGADKVWLQEVMIPVWVRGKESLHIKTSNGGWKSLKMLSLGNSEGTGGKDVSGEIIMVKSIEEYDKLSPEQVKDKIVFFNYPFNQGHVQTFISYRESGPYRRTAAALTAGKGGKFAIIRSLSSAFDDVPHTGNMRYEENTVKIPAVTIGNTTADELEALLKNQKVTAKLNSNCGMKGEKLSHSVIGEITGKKDQSVIVVGGHLDSWDVGEGAHDDGAGIVQSIEVLRTFKKLGLQNNHTIRAVCFANEENGTKGGKQYGKTVKEKNEKHLFAIESDAGGFSPRGISLEMEDSKRKQIQSWGKLFLPYGVYNFEGKYSGSDIAPLHDMGVPTAELVPEPQRYFDIHHTAEDTFEKVNRRELLLGATVMTQLIYMIDKNW, encoded by the coding sequence ATGAAAAGAATAGCCAACCTGTCATTATTAATTTTAGGAGCGACTTTCTTATCCGGTCAGTCCAAAGAAGATTCCTTACAATTCAACAGAATCTCTACGGAAATTCTGAATTATGGAAAAGGCTACAACGATCTGCGCGAACTCACTAAAAATATCGGCCACCGTTTAAGCGGATCTGAAGCTTATGAAAGATCCGTAAAATGGGCAGAACAAAAACTCCGCGATGCCGGAGCAGATAAAGTCTGGCTTCAGGAAGTCATGATTCCGGTTTGGGTAAGAGGAAAAGAGTCCTTACACATCAAAACTTCCAACGGAGGCTGGAAAAGCCTTAAAATGCTCTCTCTTGGAAACTCCGAAGGGACAGGTGGTAAAGACGTATCAGGGGAAATCATTATGGTAAAATCCATAGAAGAATATGATAAACTTTCCCCGGAACAGGTAAAAGATAAAATTGTATTTTTTAATTATCCTTTCAATCAGGGGCATGTACAGACTTTTATTTCCTATAGGGAATCAGGTCCGTACAGAAGGACTGCTGCTGCTTTAACAGCAGGAAAAGGCGGAAAATTTGCTATCATAAGATCGCTTTCTTCAGCGTTTGACGATGTTCCGCATACAGGAAATATGCGATACGAGGAGAATACGGTCAAAATTCCTGCAGTTACTATTGGAAATACGACTGCAGATGAGCTGGAAGCTCTATTGAAAAACCAGAAAGTCACTGCAAAGCTCAATTCCAACTGCGGGATGAAAGGTGAAAAGCTCTCCCACTCCGTCATCGGAGAAATTACCGGTAAAAAAGACCAGAGCGTAATTGTGGTAGGTGGCCACCTTGATTCCTGGGATGTAGGAGAAGGGGCCCATGATGACGGAGCAGGAATTGTTCAGAGTATTGAAGTACTGAGAACCTTTAAAAAATTAGGACTTCAAAATAACCATACCATCAGGGCAGTTTGCTTTGCCAATGAAGAAAACGGCACAAAGGGAGGAAAGCAATATGGAAAAACCGTTAAAGAGAAAAATGAAAAACACCTTTTCGCTATAGAATCTGATGCCGGAGGTTTTTCTCCCAGAGGAATATCACTGGAAATGGAAGATTCTAAAAGAAAACAGATCCAAAGCTGGGGAAAGCTCTTTTTACCTTATGGAGTCTACAACTTCGAGGGTAAATATTCCGGATCAGACATTGCTCCGCTTCATGATATGGGTGTACCCACTGCAGAACTCGTTCCGGAACCACAACGTTATTTTGACATCCACCATACAGCAGAAGATACCTTTGAAAAAGTCAACCGAAGAGAACTGCTGCTTGGCGCAACAGTGATGACACAACTTATTTATATGATCGATAAAAATTGGTAA
- a CDS encoding M28 family peptidase, with protein MKKIFIILPLFLSGFLFSQKKPQKKPAGKAAIPVKLNYHKEFERISDEIMTNGKAYDNLGELTKGIGARFSATPGYAKAVEWSEKKFREIGIDMIWRQEAKAPVWIRGKESLQIKAGNGDWKNIRMLSFGNSEGTGGKDLIGEIVLINSTTELNAMSIGQLKDKIVFVNVPMDPKIINTSDSYLLAAKSKLISASVIAKTGAKALIIRSLTTANDDVPHAKMIYYEPDDKVKIPALSIGVRSADELEKLLKKQKVTAKINMTAESKNDTTNPNIIAEIQGKKDSKVIVLGAQLDSWDIGEGAIDDGTGVVQCIEVLRTLKAIGYENNHTIRVVLYANSENGGQGREMYAAYVKKKEEKHVFALGTDAGGYSPRGFSLDMPPQRRRLIEPWKEYFRPYGVYDFDQTNAIQDISPLKKLDIPLAELVVDTQRYFDYHHSEQDTFDKVNKRELLLGAVAMTQLIFMVDKNW; from the coding sequence ATGAAAAAAATATTCATTATACTTCCACTCTTTTTGAGTGGATTTTTATTTTCTCAAAAAAAACCTCAGAAAAAGCCTGCCGGAAAAGCAGCAATTCCTGTAAAATTAAACTACCACAAAGAATTTGAAAGAATCTCAGATGAGATTATGACCAATGGTAAAGCATATGACAACCTCGGAGAACTTACAAAAGGTATCGGGGCCCGTTTCAGTGCAACCCCCGGTTATGCAAAAGCAGTAGAATGGTCTGAAAAAAAGTTCAGGGAAATTGGTATTGATATGATCTGGAGGCAAGAAGCCAAAGCACCCGTATGGATCAGAGGAAAAGAATCCCTACAGATAAAAGCAGGAAATGGGGATTGGAAAAATATCAGGATGCTTTCTTTCGGGAACTCTGAAGGAACCGGCGGAAAAGACCTGATAGGTGAAATCGTTTTAATTAACTCCACTACCGAGCTTAACGCCATGTCAATAGGCCAGTTAAAAGACAAAATTGTTTTCGTAAATGTTCCTATGGATCCGAAAATTATCAATACGAGTGATTCCTATCTGCTGGCTGCCAAATCAAAATTAATTTCTGCCTCTGTTATTGCTAAAACTGGTGCAAAAGCATTAATCATAAGATCATTAACAACAGCAAATGACGATGTTCCTCATGCCAAAATGATCTACTACGAACCAGATGATAAAGTTAAAATTCCGGCTTTATCAATAGGAGTAAGATCTGCAGATGAATTGGAAAAATTACTAAAAAAACAAAAAGTTACGGCTAAAATCAACATGACTGCGGAATCAAAAAACGATACCACAAATCCCAATATTATTGCTGAAATCCAGGGCAAAAAAGATTCAAAAGTGATTGTTTTAGGAGCCCAGCTTGATTCATGGGATATTGGTGAAGGTGCTATTGATGACGGAACAGGAGTGGTGCAATGCATCGAAGTTTTAAGAACTTTGAAAGCAATTGGATATGAAAATAATCACACCATCCGGGTGGTCCTGTATGCCAACAGTGAAAACGGAGGACAGGGCCGCGAGATGTACGCTGCTTATGTGAAAAAGAAAGAAGAAAAACATGTATTTGCCTTAGGTACAGATGCAGGAGGTTATTCTCCACGAGGTTTTTCTTTGGATATGCCCCCTCAGAGAAGAAGATTGATTGAGCCCTGGAAAGAATATTTTCGTCCTTATGGCGTTTATGATTTCGACCAAACCAATGCAATCCAGGACATATCTCCTTTAAAAAAACTGGATATTCCTCTGGCAGAACTCGTTGTAGATACCCAAAGATACTTTGATTACCATCACTCCGAACAGGATACTTTCGATAAAGTGAATAAAAGAGAGCTTTTGCTGGGCGCAGTGGCGATGACTCAATTAATTTTTATGGTTGATAAAAACTGGTAA
- a CDS encoding DUF1015 domain-containing protein: protein MPVFKPFRGIRPHRDFESTFPTHPLDNFTQEEIAEKAQVENTYINMIKPYVVSKSKDIDRNLRKIRSTFEELLEDKKLVQDNSAYYLYEQIYPNKQVFRGLLGLASIEDFWNGKIKRHESTIPQKKEKLAHYLEKVNLQAEPVLLTYPANSKIELLMNHEEKNVPIFNHVDSIGIRHKIWRIDNRLKLQQFKEVIDQIDSFYIADGHHRIGSTALNAKRQKEKNKRHNGTELYNFVYSFIVSNQSIKIHDYNRLLHDLNGLSNEQFLKELEQYFLIHEKGETPYFPSQKFHISMYMGNKFYSLHVKHDLRSKEMSLDNLDHHLVDKYIFKNILKIEDPDSSEQISYVKGTSNINGINILKEKVDSGEGKVGFGIYPVSFNDMIKISDLKLSMPPKCTFIEPKLVTALLMYDMKP from the coding sequence ATGCCTGTTTTTAAACCTTTCCGTGGAATAAGACCTCATAGAGACTTCGAGAGTACTTTCCCTACCCATCCTCTGGATAATTTCACCCAGGAAGAGATCGCAGAGAAAGCTCAAGTCGAAAATACTTACATCAATATGATAAAACCCTATGTTGTAAGTAAATCTAAAGATATTGACCGGAATCTGAGAAAAATACGTTCTACATTTGAAGAACTTCTGGAAGACAAAAAATTGGTTCAGGACAATTCAGCTTATTATCTATATGAGCAGATCTATCCCAACAAACAGGTATTCAGAGGACTACTGGGTTTAGCCAGCATTGAAGATTTCTGGAATGGAAAAATCAAAAGACATGAAAGTACCATTCCTCAGAAAAAAGAAAAGCTTGCTCATTACCTTGAAAAAGTAAATCTGCAGGCCGAACCTGTATTACTTACCTACCCTGCCAACTCAAAAATTGAGCTGCTGATGAACCATGAGGAAAAGAATGTTCCAATTTTTAATCATGTAGATTCTATCGGGATCAGACATAAAATCTGGAGAATAGACAATCGTCTGAAACTTCAGCAGTTCAAAGAAGTGATTGATCAGATCGACTCTTTTTATATTGCCGACGGACACCACAGAATTGGTTCTACCGCACTGAACGCTAAGCGCCAGAAAGAAAAAAACAAAAGACATAACGGGACTGAGCTTTACAATTTTGTGTACAGTTTCATTGTTTCCAACCAGTCTATTAAAATTCATGACTACAACAGGCTTCTGCATGATCTGAACGGGCTTTCCAACGAACAATTCCTGAAAGAACTTGAACAGTATTTTCTTATTCATGAGAAAGGAGAAACTCCCTATTTTCCTTCGCAGAAATTCCATATTTCAATGTATATGGGAAACAAATTCTACTCTCTTCACGTAAAACATGATTTACGCTCAAAAGAAATGTCACTGGACAATCTGGATCACCATCTGGTAGATAAATATATTTTTAAAAACATTTTGAAAATCGAAGACCCTGACAGTTCTGAACAAATTTCTTATGTAAAAGGAACTTCCAATATTAACGGAATCAATATTTTAAAAGAAAAAGTAGACAGCGGCGAAGGTAAGGTCGGCTTCGGAATTTACCCTGTAAGTTTTAATGATATGATTAAAATTTCAGACTTAAAATTGAGCATGCCCCCAAAATGTACATTTATTGAACCAAAACTGGTTACAGCTTTGTTAATGTATGACATGAAACCTTAA
- a CDS encoding D-2-hydroxyacid dehydrogenase → MKVLANDGISRAGEQALKEAGIEILDNRVAQDHVINFINDNNVDVLLVRSATKVRQNLIDACPGLKIIGRGGIGMDNIDVEYAKNKGIKVINTPTASSKSVAELVFGHFLSLARFLHESNRLMPLEGETHFNAMKKSFSNAYELSGKTLGVIGFGSIGQEVVKIGIALGMKVTVLTRSPKTEVLTLNFFDGQSVSFEITSTNDMDAFLKEADFISINTPKTTEYIIDTPQFEKMKDGVYIVNTARGGVINEVTLVDFIESGKVAGAALDVFENEPNPELPLLMNPALSLSPHIGGNTVDAQEKIGVELAEQIIKLQKETIR, encoded by the coding sequence ATGAAAGTTTTAGCAAACGATGGAATTTCGAGAGCAGGAGAACAGGCTTTAAAAGAAGCCGGAATCGAAATCCTGGACAATAGAGTCGCCCAGGATCACGTTATTAATTTTATAAATGACAATAATGTGGATGTTCTTCTTGTAAGAAGTGCAACTAAAGTAAGACAAAATCTGATCGATGCATGTCCCGGCCTTAAAATTATCGGCAGAGGCGGTATCGGCATGGATAATATTGATGTTGAATATGCAAAAAACAAAGGGATTAAAGTAATCAACACTCCTACTGCATCTTCAAAATCAGTGGCAGAGCTTGTATTCGGACATTTTTTATCATTGGCCAGATTCCTTCACGAATCGAACAGATTGATGCCGTTGGAGGGAGAAACTCACTTCAATGCAATGAAAAAGTCATTCAGCAATGCTTACGAACTTTCAGGTAAAACATTAGGAGTAATCGGTTTTGGAAGTATTGGCCAGGAAGTAGTGAAGATAGGAATTGCATTAGGGATGAAAGTTACTGTTCTGACAAGAAGCCCCAAAACGGAAGTTCTTACCCTGAATTTCTTTGACGGGCAGTCGGTCAGCTTTGAAATTACTTCCACCAATGATATGGATGCATTCCTTAAAGAAGCAGATTTCATCAGCATTAATACTCCTAAAACAACCGAATATATTATAGATACTCCACAATTTGAAAAAATGAAAGACGGAGTCTATATTGTAAATACTGCAAGAGGCGGAGTGATCAATGAAGTGACCCTGGTTGATTTTATTGAGTCAGGAAAAGTGGCGGGGGCTGCATTGGATGTTTTTGAGAATGAGCCCAATCCGGAGCTGCCATTATTAATGAACCCTGCATTATCCCTTTCTCCTCACATAGGAGGAAATACGGTAGATGCGCAAGAGAAAATCGGTGTCGAACTTGCAGAACAAATTATTAAGCTACAAAAAGAAACTATAAGATAA
- the serC gene encoding 3-phosphoserine/phosphohydroxythreonine transaminase, with amino-acid sequence MNKKHNFSAGPCILPQEVFEKSAQAILDFNGIGLSLLEISHRSKDFVAVMDEARAIVKRLMNLGDDYEVLYLGSGASMQFAMVPYNLMKVGGKAAYLDTGTWAAGAIKEAKKLGTVDVVGSSKEENYSFIPKNYTVGSEYDYFHCTSNNTIYGTQMKTFPEVDTLMVCDMSSDIFSRQLDFSKFDLIYAGAQKNMGPAGVTLVVIKKEILGKTGRENMLSMLDYSQHIAKESMYNTPPVFPVYASLLTLQYLEKNGGIAAAEQRNEAKAKLLYDEIDRNPLFETFCVKEDRSLMNVSFKITDETRKEEFDNAWKAAGISGLNGHRSLGGYRASLYNALPIESVQVLVDVMKSIK; translated from the coding sequence ATGAACAAAAAGCACAACTTTAGCGCGGGACCATGTATTTTACCACAAGAGGTGTTTGAAAAATCAGCGCAGGCGATTTTAGATTTTAACGGAATCGGATTATCACTCCTGGAAATCTCTCATAGAAGTAAGGATTTTGTTGCGGTAATGGACGAAGCGCGTGCCATTGTGAAAAGGCTGATGAATCTTGGGGATGATTACGAAGTACTTTATTTGGGAAGCGGTGCCAGTATGCAATTTGCAATGGTTCCTTACAACCTTATGAAAGTTGGCGGTAAAGCGGCTTACCTTGATACAGGAACCTGGGCAGCCGGTGCCATTAAAGAAGCTAAAAAATTAGGAACTGTAGATGTTGTAGGGTCTTCAAAAGAAGAAAACTACTCTTTCATTCCTAAAAATTATACGGTAGGATCAGAATATGATTATTTCCATTGTACCTCTAACAATACGATCTATGGAACTCAAATGAAAACTTTCCCTGAGGTAGACACCTTGATGGTATGTGATATGAGTTCCGATATTTTCTCCAGACAACTTGATTTTTCTAAATTCGACCTGATCTACGCCGGTGCTCAAAAAAATATGGGACCTGCGGGAGTTACTTTGGTAGTGATAAAAAAAGAAATCCTTGGAAAAACAGGTAGAGAAAATATGCTGTCTATGCTGGATTATTCCCAGCATATTGCAAAGGAGTCTATGTACAACACCCCACCCGTATTTCCGGTATACGCATCATTACTGACACTTCAGTATCTTGAAAAAAACGGGGGAATAGCTGCTGCTGAACAGAGAAATGAAGCAAAAGCAAAACTTTTATATGATGAAATAGACCGTAATCCCCTATTTGAAACATTCTGCGTAAAAGAAGACCGTTCCCTGATGAACGTTTCTTTCAAAATCACAGACGAAACCAGGAAAGAAGAGTTCGATAATGCGTGGAAAGCTGCAGGGATCAGCGGATTAAACGGACATAGAAGCTTAGGCGGATACCGTGCAAGTCTGTACAACGCTTTACCTATCGAGAGTGTACAGGTTTTAGTGGATGTAATGAAGTCGATAAAATAG
- a CDS encoding 4Fe-4S dicluster domain-containing protein, whose protein sequence is MAIKITDECINCGACEPECPNNAIYEGAVDWKASEGTALKGTVTLPSGLTVDADAPQEPVSDDVYFIVTDKCTECKGFHEEPQCAAVCPVDCCIPDEDHVESEEALLDKKAFLHGE, encoded by the coding sequence ATGGCTATTAAAATAACTGATGAATGCATTAATTGTGGGGCTTGTGAACCGGAATGTCCGAATAATGCAATATATGAAGGAGCAGTAGATTGGAAAGCTTCAGAAGGGACTGCCCTTAAAGGTACGGTAACACTGCCTTCAGGACTTACTGTAGATGCGGACGCACCACAGGAGCCAGTAAGTGATGACGTTTATTTCATCGTAACAGATAAATGTACAGAATGTAAAGGATTCCACGAAGAGCCACAATGTGCTGCTGTATGTCCGGTAGACTGCTGTATTCCTGATGAAGACCATGTAGAGTCTGAAGAAGCTCTGCTTGATAAAAAAGCTTTCTTACACGGCGAATAA
- a CDS encoding acyl-CoA reductase encodes MNIENQVLGLIKLSSYIKAFLAKKPESYNEDDVNIELLLKKSEIENPWFTVDNQKFALQQWADLLTEENIKNWLENYTISKISKRIGLILAGNIPLVGFHDVISVVVSNHIPVIKLSSKDKYLIPFLLNKWNGFSENRIKFEFVEKLENFDAVIATGSNNTARYLEYYFKNHLNIIRKNRTSIAVLKGDETDEELQLLAHDIFQYFGLGCRNVTRIFIPKDFLIDRLFENFLGFKDIINHHKYANNYDYNRAIYLLNQEKFWDNNFVMLKEDDKLFSPLSVINFSRYESLDDVRNFIEENEENIQCVVAKSVLGLNSISFGEAQNPGLDTYADNVDTMKFLELV; translated from the coding sequence ATGAATATCGAAAATCAAGTTTTAGGACTTATTAAATTAAGCAGTTATATAAAAGCGTTTTTAGCTAAGAAACCGGAGAGTTATAATGAGGATGATGTTAATATTGAATTATTGTTAAAGAAGTCTGAAATAGAGAATCCGTGGTTTACGGTTGATAATCAGAAATTTGCTTTACAACAGTGGGCAGATCTTCTTACTGAAGAAAATATCAAAAATTGGCTTGAAAATTATACAATCTCTAAAATATCCAAGAGAATAGGATTGATTTTAGCTGGCAATATCCCTTTGGTGGGCTTTCATGATGTAATTTCAGTAGTTGTAAGCAATCATATTCCGGTGATTAAACTTTCTTCCAAAGATAAATACCTGATTCCTTTTTTATTAAATAAATGGAACGGGTTTTCAGAGAACCGGATAAAATTTGAATTTGTAGAAAAGCTAGAGAATTTTGATGCGGTAATTGCCACAGGAAGTAATAATACAGCCAGGTATCTTGAATATTATTTTAAAAATCATTTAAATATTATTCGTAAAAACAGAACTTCTATTGCTGTTTTGAAAGGTGATGAAACAGATGAGGAACTTCAGCTTCTTGCTCATGACATTTTCCAATATTTTGGATTAGGCTGCAGAAATGTCACCAGAATCTTTATTCCAAAAGACTTTTTGATTGACAGGTTGTTTGAAAATTTCCTCGGTTTCAAGGATATTATCAATCATCATAAGTATGCTAACAATTATGACTACAACAGGGCGATTTATCTTTTGAATCAGGAAAAGTTCTGGGATAATAATTTTGTAATGCTGAAAGAAGATGACAAACTCTTCAGTCCACTTTCTGTAATTAATTTCAGCAGATATGAATCTCTGGATGATGTCCGGAATTTTATTGAAGAAAATGAAGAAAATATCCAGTGTGTGGTAGCTAAGAGTGTGTTAGGACTGAACTCCATTTCATTCGGGGAAGCACAAAATCCGGGGCTTGATACGTATGCAGATAATGTGGATACGATGAAATTTTTGGAACTGGTTTGA